Genomic DNA from Streptomyces sp. NBC_01431:
CGTCCCTTCGCTGGACCGGCTCGGCCGCTCCATCCAGGACCTCATCGCCATCGTGTCCGGCCTGCGCAAGCGCGCGTCGGCTTCACCTCGCTGCACGAGGCGCTCGACACGACCACGCCCGGCAGGCGCCTGGTCTTCCACGTCTTCGCGGCCCTGGCGGAGTTCATCCGCGAACTCATCGTCCAGGGCACCAACGAGGGCCTGGACGCAGCCCGCGCCCGCGGCGCCCGACTCGGCCGCCCGCCGGCGATGACCGACGAACAGGTACGTCACGCCCGCGACCTGCTCGCCCGCCCGGAGAACACCGTCACCTCGATCGCCAAGCTCCTCGGCGTCTCCCGCAACACCATCTACAACTACGTGCCCGAACTGAAGGGCGGTCGCCTCGCACTCGCCGAGGCGACCAACACGCCAGAACTGCCCCAACCCACCAGGTCAGAAGACTGACCACCGCCGTTTGCGGCTGGTGACACGGTTCTTACCGGCACCCCATGTTCCATGGCGCCGGCGACGTCGGCGGCGAGGCCGTAACCGGGGCTGTCGTCGAGGAGTTCCTTGCGTTTGTTGTAGCGCTGGGTGGTTCGGAAGTCGCGGTGGTCGGCCCAGCGCTGGATCTTGTCGGGGCGGGCGTCCGGCCTGGCCAGGGCGTGGGTGATGGCGTCGTTCTTGGTGCCGTGCGGGCCGCGCGGCGTCAGCCCGGCGCGTTTGGCCAGGGACTGCAGCAGCCGCCACACCGCCGGTTCGTCGAGCCGGTTGCCGCTGGCCGTGCAGAACAGCCACCCGTGGTGCGGCCGTCGAGGTAGTCCTGTAGTGCGTCCCAGGCGACGGGTGGGATGGGCTTCTTCTTCCGGCCGGCAGCAGTGGGCCCTCACCGGGTAACGATCGGAGTCACGATCGAGGTCATTACGGCGGCGCAGGCCAGGCCGACGAGAAGCGGTTCGCGAGAAGCCGGGTGGCGGTACGCCAAGTAGACGAGCGACCCGCAAACAAGGACGGAGACCGAAACGAGCAGGACGGCAACGAGCAGGACGATGGTGGACATGGCCTGGTTCCCTTCGAAGTTCGGCATGAGGCTGGCGGTCCGGCGTCCCAACTGGCTGGAGGAGGCCGGACGAAGGGCAGCCTGCGGTGACCGAGGGCTAGCCGCGCAACTCGTGAGTGCACGAGTTGCTGACGCGCTGGGCGATCCGGCGCCGTTGTTCGAGGGCCAGGCGCTTGGTCTTGCGTCGTACGCGCTCGCCAACGGCATCCGGGTCGGAGGCGCCGGTGGTGGCCGCAGCCTCGGTCCAGGTGGTGCCCTTACCTTCGGCGTAAGCGAATAGCACCTGCCGTTCGACCGGATCCAGGCCGCGAAGGACGCCGTTGAGGCGTGCGTCCTCGAACACCCCGCCCGCAGTGTGGGAGAGCAGGTCGACGCTGGCGGCGACCAGGTCGTACAGCGACAGCCCGTCACTGAGGTCCGCGTCCAGCGACAGCACCCGGCCGTGCCGGGTGCCCCGTCGCCACACCGGCACGAGCTGCCGGTGCACCGTGCGGGTCTCGGCCCGCAGCGCGCCCAGGGCGGTGAACGGCAGCACCCCGGTCTCCAGGAAGGGCGCACACCAGTTACCCAGCAGGGCCGTTGACGCGGCCTCCCTCCATCGCTCGCTGCTCGGCTGCGCCAGCACCTTGGTGAGCAGCCGGTCGACCGCTTGGTCGAGTGCCTTGGTTCCGTCGCCCAGACGCAGGAGTCCCGCTGCTGCCGGACGGCAGATCAACGCCTGACACAAGTCCGATGTGGGGTCCACCATCTGCACCTCGGTGCCCGGTGGGGTGTCACTGATGCGGATACCGTCGGGGGTTTCCTCGACGTACGTGAGCAGGGAATCTCCCTTCTTGCGCGCCGGGATCGGCATCAAGTTGCCCTGCTTGTATGGCGGGAGAGGCATCAGGCGGGGGCGATCGGGGTGCTGGTGTTGCATGACGCAGTGCTCCGTGGGCGAGTGATGGGTGTGTCATCTTTCGGTCCCGGGAGACCTTCCGACCGGCAAGGAATCCTCAGGCAGATCGTGTGATCCGCATCACTCCATCGTTGTCGGGGGCCTCTGCCCCATGCGCACGGCCTAGGTCATGGTCTGTTCCAATGCGCCGCCGAGGCCGTAGCCGGGGCTGTCGTCGAGGAGTTCCTTGCGCCGGTTGTAGCGCTGGGTGGTGCGGGCGTCGTTGTGCTCGGCCCATCGCTGGATCTTGTCGGGGCGGGCGTCCGGCTTCGCGAGGGCGTGGGTGACGGCGTCGCCCACTCCATGCTCTCCATGGCCCTCCACCTCCGCGACCAGGAGATGAGCCTGCGCGACATCGCCAAGCGCCTCGTCATCACCACCGGCGCGAAGAAGGGCCAGCACCCCTCACCCGCCACCGTCATGCGAATGCTGCGCGAGCACGACCAGCTGACCGCCAACCCCGGTCACTCTGAGCTACTTGTCCCTCTGCCGTAGCTACCCGAGCGTAAGGCCGACGCGAACGCCTCCCGCCAGCCGTTCCGCAGGCCACGGCCCACGGCCCGCCAGGAGGACAGGAAGCAGCTGCACCCGCGCCCCTCCCGGCAGGGGCAGTCGGCCGCGTGCCCGCGCACGGCGAGCCGGACGAGGACGAAGGGGAGCACGACCAGATCAGCGAGCAGGACGAACGGAGCGACGAGGAGGACCAGGACATGAGAGCGCCAGCGGCGCGTGTTCGTGTTCATGGTCGGAAGTCTGGAGGCGTTGCCCTGTGGATAGTTTCCGCCGAGCACGGGTGACGCTCCGTCAGAACGGTCTGTCCGGGGCTGGATAGGATCTGTTCGACGTCACAGTTATGCCGATACCTGCGACGACGAACGGCCCCTCGTGAGAGGGGCCGTTCGTGGCGCGGACGGTTACCCGAAGGTCGCCGTAACGGAGGTGAGTCCCGGCATCCACTGGGACTCAGGGCCCTGCAGAGCCTTCAGGCGTCGCCAGGTGAACACCCAGACGTCGAGGTTCTTGTCGCGGATTCCGCAGGCGTACAAGTACGCGACGAACCGCTCGTACTTGGGCACCTCCTCCGAGTTGAGCATCGCCCCGACGCTGCTCTTGCTCAGACGACCCTTACCGCGCGTCTCCAGCGTGCGCAGCGACGGCGATCCAGCCCAGATCCGTACGGCGCGAAGGGCTTCAACGAGCTGGGCCGGCGTGGCCACCGTCAGAGGGTCCGGCTGGCCGAACTGAGGCAGCGGAATGTCGCTGCGGAATGCGAGCTCAGGCCGCCGTTCCCGCCGGGCATCTCGAGTTGCTCGTGCCTCTTCCCAGAGCCGGAGCATCAGCCGTGCCTGAGGGTCGGTTGCATTCGCCACGCTCAGGATCCGGACAAGGGTCTCGCGGGTGGGGAGAGCCCCTCCGCTGAGAGCCTGGGAGAGTGTGGCGCGACCTATCCCGGCCATTTTCGCAGTTGCGGTAGCTGTCAGATTGCGGTCCAACAACAAATCGTTGAGCCCCCGAGCGAAGGCAGCGTTCTGGCGCTCTTCATCCGTTGGCATCGGCGCTACCTCCGCCCTCGGCCCATGACGCGCTTGGAGCGCCTGGCGAGCCTGGCGAGCCTGGGGGCGAGCGCGCGGAGCGGCCTATCGGCGGCGCCGATGAGGACCGCGGCCAAGACCGCGCCAGCCACTTCCACGGCGTGGCCACCGAACCAGAGCCACCCCAAGGCGATCAACGGCACGCCGATTGCGAGAAGGGAGCGGCCGAAGCCGAAGGATCGCGGGATGGGTGGACGCAGCACGCATCCGTTCGTTGGCAGCGTGGAGGGCTGAAGTGCCCAGCCACCCTGCGTGTAGAGCCACAGCATGAGGAAACCTCCATGAGGTTCGTCGTCCTAGCCCGGACGTGAGAAGAAGGGGTTTCGCAGACCCCGAGGCAGCGCCCTCGCTCCCTCACTATGAGCATGGCGGGGTGTCGTCGCAGAAGGCAACTTCCGTTAATTCGGGCATCAGTTGGTGTCATTGACGGGCCGACTGCTCGATCGGTCAGCAGATTTCATCGGCGCCGAGGGGCGAGGATGCCGCTTCGTCCGTGTACCCGTTCCAGGACCGTCCAGGACTGTCCGAGACTGTCCACAGAAGCTGTCGGCGTAGTCCAGCAGGCCACAGCAAATCTGCAGCTCAGTTGCCTACATGGCGAACCCAGGCGCTTAGACTGTCCAGAACTGTCCCAACCCGTCCTGGAGCGTCCGTGCCGGCTGGCCAGCCAGCTGGCTGGCGTGGATAGTAATGGTCGAGCCCAGTCCGCCTAGCCCGGACGAACTCTCTTAGGCGCCTGTTCGCAGCGGGAGCCTAGTGTGTGACCAAGGCCACACGAGTTACGACGTCGCCCGCATCCTTGATGCGGGCTTTCGTCGTTCTCATCCCCCGCGCTACGCCCAGAAGGGCACGCTGCAGACCCCGTTGATCACCGGGCTGATTTCGGCAGGGCCGCTGGGCGAGCGCTCGGGACGAGCGAGTCACGTCCGGCCGCCAATTCGGGCACGTACTTGTAGAGCGTGGTGCGGGAGACGCCCAGCAGCTTGGCGATCGAGGTGATGGTGTTCTCCGGGTCGGTCAGCAGGCCCCGGGCGTGGCGGATCTGCTCCTCGGTCATGGCGGGAGGTCGGCCGATCCGTTCGCCGCGGGCGCGCGCGGCCGCCAGGCCCTCATGGGTGCCCTGCACGATCACCTCGCGGATGAACTCTGCGAGCGCGGCGAACACGTGGAAGACCAGGCGGCCGCCGGGTGTGGTGGTGTCGAGGGACTCGTGCAGCGATTGGAAGCCGATCCCGCGCTTGCGCAGTCCGGCCACGATGGAGATCAGGTCCTGGATCGAACGGCCCAGCCGGTCGAGGGAGGGCACCACGAGCGTGTCGCCGGGCCGGAGGTAGTCGAGGCACTTCCACAGTTCCTCGCGCTCCGCGTTCTTTCCGGACTTCTTGTCCGTGAACACCCGCACACAGCCGGCCGCTTCCAGAGCCGCGATCTGCCGGTCGAGCAGCTGCCCCTGGGTGGACACCCGCCCGTACCCGACCTGGGCCCCGGACGCGTTCGCGGGGAAGGTCTCCATCGGGCTGTCGGCGTCAGCCCACTCTGCGGTCGTCGTCATGTCCAGCACCGTACAGAAAAGGGGCCCAAGAGGTTCTTGAACACGCCGAGTTGATGAACACTCTTCTTGGACACGTAGAGCTGATTCTCCGCCCGCTGTTGCCCGCGAACAGCGTGCTGTCCAACAACCGGTCGGTTGATGAACGAGCCTCGCCCTAGGGCCCTTGGTCCTACTGCAGAGGTCGACGCCATTCGTTGATGGTGTGGCGGCGTTTGAGCACTGGTAGGACGACCTGACCGGCGTCTCTGTCGAAGGCGTCTAGCTGAAGCACGATTCGGTGACAGACGAGGTCGGTGCCGTTGTACTTCTTCCACTTACCGTCGTCGTGCCGTTTGGGGGGACGGTGCACGTCGAGGAGTTGGAAGGCTTCGAGCGGCTGGTGCGTCTCGTATGCGTCACGGCCAAGGCCGTAGAAGCCGTGCCGAGTGTTGCTCAGGACGTAGCCGTAGGTCAGGGTCCCCCCGCCCTCGACGGCAAGGTGCGTGGCGTCGAACTTCATGATGTCGAACCACATGAGGAGGGCGGCGATCTCGCTCGTGGTGAGGACGTGTACCCATCCGTTCGTGAAGAATCCGACGGGAATCTCTAGGTACTGCTCGGTGTCGTTGGGGACCGTGTACGGGATGTTCGTGGCCCCGGCGTTGTTGCTCTTGCCGTTCTCGCAGAGCAGCAGGACGCCCCGGCGGACCTCGCCGGCGATGCCGCTAGCCGACGTGAGGAGGCCCATGCGCTCCAGCGTCTTCATGGCCTCAGCGATCTGCCTGATCTTGTTCGTCCGGACCGAGGACGCCTGAACACCTGGGCCTGTGTACTTGGCGACCGTCGCGGCCAGCCCCAGCCAGGAGTCTGTCTCCTCGGAGTTCGGCTCGATCGGGTACGGCTTCGGCCACTCTCTTCCAGTGGCGGCCTCGCACTGTGCGGCGAACAGCATCAGCAGGAACAACTTCAGCGTCAGGCCCTTGGGCGAGATCATCTGTGCGCTGAGAGGTCGCTTGGACTTCGGCAGAGGCTTCCGCTCGTCCTCGACCAGCCCGCCGAACACCTCCAGCCGGACGAAGGACCGTCGAACCCTTACCACCTGTGGCATACGGCCACGTTCGTGGATCTCGCGCGCCTTCTTGGCCGCGTTGGCGAGCTCACCCTTGGCCTGCATCAGCTCCAGTTGGTCCTTCCGGACCTCGACCTTGCCGTCCTGCGCCACAGCCCTACCCCAAGAAGATTTCGACTGTTTATCCCCTACGGATTGATCCGCATGTGACGGTATCCATGTCTATTCCATCTATCTGTCATTTGAATATTGAAGGTGTCGACATGAGGATCAATCCGTTCGACAGCATACCTGAGGCGCTGTCAGGCCGGGCTCAAACTTGAGGTCATTGGGGGAAACCACCCCCGTGCACGGGCCGGAATCCCTTCCCGTGGATGTTCCTCAGGACCAGGGCAGCAAGCCGGCAAGCAGAACTGCCCTGGTACCTGTGCACCACAAGAAAGAGGTAACCCTCTTGGCAAACGACGGTACCGCAGGACGCCCAGCCCAGCACCAGCCCGCCATCTCCGTCCGCAGGCGGCACGCTGAGGGCCGCCTGGCGTGGTGCCAGTTCGCCTTCTCCGTCATCTGCGTCATCGGAGGAGTCGCGCTGTGCCTCACCGGCAACCCCGGCGCAGGTATCCCCCTCATCGGGGTCGGGGCCTGGAGTCAGGTCAGGGTCGTGATCAACCTGCGATGAGTCGGGTGGCCCAACTCATCGAGCGAAGCCCCGCTCCGCTCGATGAGTTGGGCCCTCGCCCGGGCGTCCTTCGCCGCACCGAAGTCCGAGGGCATCTGGGACGAGGTGCGCACCGACGGGCGTCGACCGGCGGCCGGGCCGAGAGCGGCAGGTGTATTTCGCCGCCCCACGGGTGTCAGTACGCCGCCGAACAGCCGTCTCAGCCGCCGGGCGGACGCGGAGCTCGCGCATGGTGAAGGGGTGGCAGACAAACCGAGGTGGTATCACCAGGGGCGGGCATCGGGCATCGGGCGGATGGCACGCCCCGCGCCTTGTGCGGGTGTGGATCGTCGCTCCGCTCGCCGTCCTCGGCGCCGTCGGCGCGGGCTATCTGACCTACCGCTTCGTTGTTGACCCGCTCGTCGCCAACACCGCGGACGCCATCAAGCTCACCCTCGCCATCCTCACCCTGATCGGCGCCGTGCTGGCCGGTGTGTACGCCTACCGCAAGCAGCGCATCGCCGAGAGCGACACCCACCGCGCCGACGCCAAGGGCGGTCGCCTCGCACTCGCCGAGTCGACCAACACGCCAGAACTGCCCCGACCCTCCAGGTCAGAAGACTGACCACCGCCGTTTGCGGCTGGTGACACGGTTCTTACCGGCACCCCGAGTACGAGAACCGTGTCGATGCACTCCCGACTGCCAGCCTGCGTTGAGCGGACCGAGCACCACACCCGCCAAGATCAAGTACTGGCGGCTTTTGGGCTCACCTCGGCGCTACCGGGAAGGCACCCGAAAACACGAGCCATCAACCACTCCTTGCCTCTATATGCAACTTGAGACAATCGCCCTGCACCCCATTCTCGGTGGGGTGGTTGAGGAGGTATGGCACGGTGCGGGTTCGGGTGGGGCTCGCGCGAGTTGCTCTTAGGGTGTGGGGGCTGGCGATTGTCTCAAGTTGTCTGTTTGAGGTGCTGCGTGGACCCGTACGAAGTGATGGAACAGTGGCTCGCGGCTGGATTGGGAAAGCAGGGCCGTGCGCTGCAGGGCACCAGCCCCGTGCGCTACCGCACCGACGTGGAGAGCTGGCTCCGCTTCATCGAGAGCGCCACCGGCATCGGCGCCTTCAACGCCGTCGAAGCCCACGTCGAAACCTGGCTCTCCGCCCGCCACCACCCCACCCGCGCAGCCGGCACCCCCCGACCCAACCGCTCGCCCCACAACCGCGACCGACGCCTCAGCGCGCTCTCCGCGTTCTACAACTACGCCGTCAACGCCGGGCACATCGACACCGTCCCGCTCAACCTCGCAATGCTGCGCACCACCGAACTGCCCCGCACCACACCCCTCACCCCGAGGGAAGCCCTGTACGTGTGGATCGCCGCCGACGACCTGCTCCCCGGCGAGCAACATCACGGCGCCGGCGGCGCCACTCCACACCGCGACCGGCTCATGGCCTACCTCATGCTCGACGGCCTCCGGCCCCGCCAGATCACCGCCCTCGACCTCGAAGACCTCAACCCCACCACCCACACCGCCAAGATCCTCGTCGCCAAGGGCGACGGCACCCGACAACGGACCCTCTCGCTGGAAGTGTGGGGCGCCCTCGACGGCTACCTCCCTCACCGCAAGCCCGGGCGCGACAACGGCCACGAGCCGCTGCTCACCTCCCGCGCCGGTAAGCGACTCGACTCCAACCAGACCCCCACCACCGTGCTGAAACGGGTCCTCGGCCACGTGCCGGCCGACTTCCCCCTGCCCGACCGCGTCACGCCCGACCACATCGCGCTCTCCCCCAGCCCGTTCACCGGGCAGACCCGGCGCAAGGGCACCCAGCCCGGCGAAGCGCTCGCCTACCGCACCACCACCGGCACCTGGACCACGACCCCCGCCGACCACGAACTCCCCCTCCAACTCCGCATCCAGCACCATCTGCGCGGCATCGGCACTCTGCCCCCGTGCGCCGACCACCCCGTTGACCAGGCCGCTCCGGCTGGCGACTGCGCATACTGCGACACCCACGCCGCGGCGTGGGACGCGTTCGCCGCGATGCTCGACGACACCGCACCCGCCTGCTGGGACTGGGAGGTGCCCCCGTACGCCCCGTACCAGGACCCCATCGAGCGGTTCCTCAACTTCCACGCCGGACAGTGCGCCATGTGCGGCAACCAACCCGCCCAGCAACCCCACACCG
This window encodes:
- a CDS encoding tyrosine-type recombinase/integrase encodes the protein MRAHCCRPEEEAHPTRRLGRTTGLPRRPHHGWLFCTASGNRLDEPAVWRLLQSLAKRAGLTPRGPHGTKNDAITHALARPDARPDKIQRWADHRDFRTTQRYNKRKELLDDSPGYGLAADVAGAMEHGVPVRTVSPAANGGGQSSDLVGWGSSGVLVASASARRPPFSSGT
- a CDS encoding recombinase family protein; its protein translation is MTTTAEWADADSPMETFPANASGAQVGYGRVSTQGQLLDRQIAALEAAGCVRVFTDKKSGKNAEREELWKCLDYLRPGDTLVVPSLDRLGRSIQDLISIVAGLRKRGIGFQSLHESLDTTTPGGRLVFHVFAALAEFIREVIVQGTHEGLAAARARGERIGRPPAMTEEQIRHARGLLTDPENTITSIAKLLGVSRTTLYKYVPELAAGRDSLVPSARPAALPKSAR
- a CDS encoding tyrosine-type recombinase/integrase, which codes for MDPYEVMEQWLAAGLGKQGRALQGTSPVRYRTDVESWLRFIESATGIGAFNAVEAHVETWLSARHHPTRAAGTPRPNRSPHNRDRRLSALSAFYNYAVNAGHIDTVPLNLAMLRTTELPRTTPLTPREALYVWIAADDLLPGEQHHGAGGATPHRDRLMAYLMLDGLRPRQITALDLEDLNPTTHTAKILVAKGDGTRQRTLSLEVWGALDGYLPHRKPGRDNGHEPLLTSRAGKRLDSNQTPTTVLKRVLGHVPADFPLPDRVTPDHIALSPSPFTGQTRRKGTQPGEALAYRTTTGTWTTTPADHELPLQLRIQHHLRGIGTLPPCADHPVDQAAPAGDCAYCDTHAAAWDAFAAMLDDTAPACWDWEVPPYAPYQDPIERFLNFHAGQCAMCGNQPAQQPHTEDFDADTQHVRGLLCPTCTTEQDDSPRWDRYRDRGPAMILGLVQTYPWLRGRR